One genomic segment of Elgaria multicarinata webbii isolate HBS135686 ecotype San Diego chromosome 9, rElgMul1.1.pri, whole genome shotgun sequence includes these proteins:
- the CREBL2 gene encoding cAMP-responsive element-binding protein-like 2 — protein sequence MDDSKVAGGKVKKPGKRGRKPAKIDLKAKLERSRQSARECRARKKLRYQYLEELVSSRERAICALREELEMYKQWCMAMDQGKIPSEIKALLSGEEQSKPQPNSAKMAKAVKADANSHSSW from the exons GTAGCCGGAGGCAAAGTGAAGAAACCAGGCAAACGGGGTCGTAAGCCAGCTAAAATAGATTTGAAAGCCAAACTTGAGAGGAGCCGGCAGAGTGCGAGGGAATGCAGGGCAAGGAAGAAACTACGCTACCAGTACCTGGAGGAGCTGGTTTCGAGCCGAGAGCGAGCGATCTGTGCGCTCAGAGAAGAGTTGGAAATG TACAAGCAGTGGTGCATGGCAATGGACCAAGGAAAAATCCCTTCTGAAATTAAAGCCCTACTAAGCGGCGAAGAACAAAGCAAACCCCAGCCGAACTCGGCCAAGATGGCCAAGGCTGTGAAAGCAGATGCAAACAGCCACAGTTCCT GGTGA
- the GPR19 gene encoding probable G-protein coupled receptor 19: MEDPAELWIMLRSSPLEQRLNMLLVHDMDNNAAPLLTPTSGLLLQNHHRAESSNPLASNEMAALPKEHGLERNNTASRYELMPGEIITASLLLGALWLFSIFGNSLVCLVIHRSRRTQSTTNYFVVSMACADLLISVGSTPFVLLQLASGRWTLGSMMCKLVRYFQYLTPGVQIYVLLSICVDRFYTIVYPLSFKVSREKAKKMIAASWIFDAALVSPAFFFFGSGWDNHCSFFPPYSWDGAVYSIIHLLLAFLIPSILIILFYQKVIKYIWRIGTDGRTVRRTMNIVPRTKVKTIKMFLMLNLLFLLSWLPFYVVQLWHPLEKDYRKSSLVFMSVTWISFSSSASKPTLYSVYNANFRRGMKETFCMSSMKCYRSNAYTITTSSKIAKKNYVGISEIPAPAKTVSKDTIYDSFDREAKEKKLAWPINSNPPNTFV, from the coding sequence CCCTTTAGAGCAAAGACTGAATATGTTGCTTGTCCATGACATGGATAACAACGCTGCTCCTCTTCTAACCCCAACATCAGGGCTGCTGTTACAGAACCACCACCGTGCAGAATCCTCCAACCCTCTGGCAAGCAACGAGATGGCTGCTTTACCCAAGGAACATGGGCTTGAGAGAAACAATACTGCCTCGCGGTACGAGTTGATGCCAGGAGAAATCATAACCGCCAGTCTGCTTTTGGGAGCTCTGTGGTTATTCTCCATCTTTGGAAACTCCCTCGTTTGCCTGGTAATTCACAGGAGCAGGAGGACCCAATCTACTACCAATTACTTTGTGGTCTCAATGGCCTGTGCAGACCTACTCATTAGTGTAGGGAGCACTCCCTTTGTGCTTCTTCAGTTGGCTTCTGGTAGGTGGACACTTGGGAGCATGATGTGCAAGCTAGTAAGATATTTTCAGTATCTGACACCTGGTGTCCAGATTTATGTGTTGCTTTCCATCTGTGTGGACCGATTCTATACTATTGTGTACCCGCTGAGTTTCAAGGTGTCTCGAGAAAAAGCCAAGAAAATGATTGCGGCGTCTTGGATCTTTGATGCTGCACTGGTGTCCCCAGCCTTCTTTTTTTTCGGATCAGGCTGGGACAACCATTGCAGCTTTTTTCCACCATATTCTTGGGACGGAGCTGTTTATAGCATCATCCACTTGCTACTGGCTTTCCTGATTCCATCCATTCTCATTATTCTCTTTTACCAAAAGGTAATCAAATATATTTGGAGGATTGGTACAGATGGTAGAACAGTCCGGAGGACCATGAATATCGTTCCAAGGACGAAGGTGAAAACTATCAAGATGTTCCTCATGTTAAATTTACTTTTTCTACTCTCGTGGCTCCCATTTTATGTGGTTCAACTTTGGCATCCATTAGAGAAAGACTACAGAAAGAGCTCCTTGGTTTTTATGTCGGTCACTTGGATATCCTTTAGTTCCTCAGCCTCAAAGCCTACCTTGTACTCTGTGTATAATGCAAACTTCAGGAGAGGAATGaaggagaccttctgcatgtccTCCATGAAATGCTACCGAAGCAATGCATATACCATCACCACCAGTTCAAAGATAGCCAAAAAAAATTATGTAGGGATCTCAGAAATCCCTGCACCAGCCAAAACTGTTTCCAAAGACACTATATATGATTCATTTGACAGagaagcaaaagagaaaaagCTAGCTTGGCCTATCAATTCAAACCCACCAAATACATTTGTCTAA